The DNA sequence CGCAAGTGAAAGAGATTTTTGAAGGTTTTACCAAAACGGCATCATTGAGACCAATCCAGGCTCCGTCGACCTCACCATCAGCCGCCCGAATCAGTTCAAGAACCAGCGCATTTTCCAGCTCATTGTGAATGGAGACCAAATTCCCACCAAGAATGTTGCAGACGCTCTGacgaggaacaaaaaaaaacaaaaacaaagagtagAACGGGACATTTCACTTTTCGGGTCCATCTGACAAGATATTTCGACTTGGCGCAAAGTTTGCTGTCAACGACAGTCTTCCTTCCATACCTCGGCATCTGCAAAAGATCTGATCTCAGATTCATAGATGTAACAGAAACAGTCCAACTGAGTCCAGCCTTTTGGACAGCTATTGCCTGCAGCACAATTGTTCATTTTTTggggagaacaaaaaaaaaggaaatcaatTCAACTTGGTGTCAATGGCTGACGGCGCAAAGGTATTTGCGAAAGCCTCTTTGAGGCCGAGCTACCAACCTTTCACAGGAACAATTTTGGCGGACCACTGTCGAAGACgaagatatttttaaaatggcCAACGCAATAGTACAGCTGTACTTGGATTGAAGTCAGTAGGTCCGATTTGGACTCACCGCTCCAGTCAGCAGTCCGCTGATCCCGCAAAGGAGGAACAATGAGCCAAGAGTGaatgccatctgcaacgttgacacaaaaaaacacatgatattTGTCAAAATGAAGTCAGGTCAAATTTCATTTGAAAAGCCTGATCGTACAATGGCATCCTTACCTTGATGCTAGCGAGTGCTGCTTGATACTGTCGACGAGTCTGGCCGCTGCTTATATAGGTACGTTTGATGACAGTCTTGGAATGTCCCAAATTGTTTTGC is a window from the Syngnathus scovelli strain Florida chromosome 2, RoL_Ssco_1.2, whole genome shotgun sequence genome containing:
- the LOC137839908 gene encoding galactose-specific lectin nattectin-like, with the protein product MAFTLGSLFLLCGISGLLTGAWSAKIVPVKGNSCPKGWTQLDCFCYIYESEIRSFADAESVCNILGGNLVSIHNELENALVLELIRAADGEVDGAWIGLNDAVLEGDFMWIDGSDVDFTNFDGGAPSGAGDCVAMVTNAGEWVDAPCPIELSYVCIREASRH